The region CGTGGACCGCGTGGTGAACGAGCGCAAATCAAGTGCGGGAGAAAGTGCCTGATCGCAGCGTAGTAGAGGGACTCTCCCCCTCATGCGCCAGTTTCAGCTTCTCTTTCTCATCCTCAGTCCGCTCATGTCCGCCCAGGCGGATACGAAGATCGCCATGCGTGTGCTACGGGATGAATGCCTGGGCTGTCACAAGCCAGGCAAAGCCAAAGGCGGCCTGCTGCTGACGACGCGGGAGAAAATGATCCTGGGCGGGGACAACGGCGCTTCGGTGGTTCCAGGCAAAGCGGAAGAGAGCCCGCTGTACCAACTGGTGCTTGCGGAGGCGGACCCGCACATGCCGCCGAAAAAGCAGATTTCTAAAGCTCAAATCGCAGCTTTGGATGCGTGGATCAAGGCCGGAGCTCCGTGGGACGCCTCCGTCTTTGACGAACTGCCGAAGGCTGCACCGGTGACTCTGGCTCCCCTGCCCGCCACCTACCAGCCCGTGCTCGCATTGGCCATCTCCCCCGATGAAAAACGGCTGGCCATCGCGGCTGGTTCGCGGGTGCATTTGCATGATCTTTCGAAGCCGGAGAATCCCCGAATCGGCAGTCTCAGCGGTCATGATGAAGCGGTGCAGTCTGTGGTCTGGACTCTGGACGGCAAGACGCTGATCACGGGCGGCTTCCGCCAGATCCGGCTGTGGGATGCTACCACGCAGCAAAGCACGGGCCAGATCACCACCGCCTTTATCGGCAACCTGACGGCACTCGCCTTGACGGCGGATCAACGCACCCTTTTCGCTGCTGATGGTGAGGCAGGTGGTGCAGGTTTCATCCACCGCATTGATCTGGTGGAGAAAAAGGTGCTGGCCACCTGGAAGGCGCATGATGACAACATCTATGCCCTGAAGCTTTCACCCGATGGCAAGGCCCTGGCCAGCGCTGCGGCGGACAAGCTGGCCCGCCTATGGAATATGGCAGATGGCAAGCTGATCTCCAGCTATGAAGGCCACACGAATCATGTGCTGTCGGTCGCCTTTAACAAAGACGCCACCCAACTGGCCACGGCTGGGGCTGATCGCGAGATCAAGGTCTGGGATGTCAAAAGCCGTGAGCAGGATGTGACGTTGGGCGATAAAAAGACGGCCTTTACCGCGCTGGCCTGGACCCCCGATGGCAAGGCCCTGGTGGCCGTGACCGAAAAAGGCGGCGGCAGCATTTACACCGAATTGAAAAAGCACGATGGTGCCCAGCGCAGTGACACGGCCAAGCAGGCCAAACTCGCTAGCGCCAGCGGTATGCTCTACAGCGTGGCCGTGACGGGCGATGCCAAAAGGGTCTTTGCCGGCAGCGATGATGGCAAGGTCTGGCTGTGGGACGGGTCTGGCAAACAAACGGGCAGCATCGCACCCTGAGCCTGTGCCAGGGGGACATCTGTCGCCGTGAAAGCTTGCATCCAGGGCGTATCCGCGTTCTCTTCGCGGCCATTGGCCTATGAATGAAGATCGCTCCTCACGTCCGGGTGTTTCCTTGATTACCGCCACGGCGGTGGTGGTGGCCAACATGATCGGAACCGGGGTCTTCACCAGCCTGGGTTTTCAGGTGGCGGACATTCCTTCCGGGTTTGCCATTGTCATGCTCTGGACGGTGGGGGGCGTCTGCGCGTTTTGTGGGGCGCTGGCTTATGGGGAACTGGCGGCAGCCCTGCCCAGGTCCGGTGGTGAGTATCATTTTTTGTCGCGTATCTTCCATCCTGCCGTCGGGTTCGTTGCCGGGTGGCTTTCCTCCACCGTAGGGTTTGCGGCACCCATCGCGCTCGCGGCGATGGCCTTTGGCAACTACTTCCAAGGGATATTTCCCCAGACTTCAGCCGTGCAGCTTTCCATCGGCGTGAGTGTGGCGGTGACCATTATCCACCTCTTTGGCATCAATGTGGCCGCGAGATTTCAGAACCTGGCGACTTGGGGGAAAGTGACCCTCATCCTGACCTTCATCGTTGCTGGGGCCCTGTTTGCCAGCGGGCAACCTGTGAGCTTCCTACCCGCCGCAGGGGACGGAACGCTGATGACCAGCAAGCCTTTTGCCGTCAGCCTCGTTTACGTCATGTATTCCTACGCAGGCTGGAATGCGGCCACCTACATCACGGGTGAAATTCGTGATCCTTCACGCAACGTGCCCAAGGCCATCGCATTGGGGACAGGACTGGTGACCTTGCTTTATGTGGCCCTGAATGCGGTGTTTTTATACGCAGCGCCCATGGGCGAACTGGCAGGCAAACAGCAGGTGGGGCATGTGGCGGCCGATTTCATCTTTGGCAAACTCGGTGGCAATCTCATGTCCGGGCTGATCTGCCTGGGACTTGTTTCCAGCATCAGCGCCATGACCTGGGTGGGCCCCCGGGTGACGATGGCCATGGGACAGGACCTGGTGCTGCTGCGTCCGTTTGCCAAAAAAACGGCGGGCGGTGTACCTATTGTCTCCTTGCTGTTTCAGATCGGCATCGTTGTCACCCTGCTGCTGACTTCCAGCTTTGAACCTGTCCTGAAGTACGTGCAATTCAGCATCCAGCTTTGTTCCTTCGCCACCGTCGTCGGCCTCATGGTCCTGCGTTGGACTCAGCCTGATCTGCCACGTCCTGTGCGCTGCTGGGGTTATCCAGTGACGCCGCTTCTATTTCTGGGCATCAGCTTATGGATGCTCGTTTTCTTACTAATCGAGAGTCCCCTCCAATCGCTAGCAGGGCTGGCGACCATTTTGGTTGGGTTATTGCTTTATGCACTGTCCCCGAAGGCTGACAAAGCCAACCAGTCAAAATGCAGCGCGAGTGAAGTGAATCATTGCAACAAATAAACCAATTACCTATTGCGGTTTTTTTTCGAATTCAGTTAATCTCGAAAAATGCAATATTCGTCCATGACACGGCGGGGGTTTCTGACCACAGCAGCGGCTGCCTTTGGCAGCGCAGCCATCGGTGCCGCCCCTCCAGTGACGACACCGCTGGGCGTACCGCTGCGGCAGGAACCGCTGGCCTTCGATTTTGAGGAATTGGAGCCGTTCATGAAAGCCAGCACGTTGCGTCGACACTATTATGGGCATCACGCTGCTTATGTGAAGGAACTCGAAACGGCCCTGCAAGCAGAGGCAATGACCGTGGGCAATGTGGTATCCCTGATGCCAGGCATGGAAAGAATGATCCAGCCGCAGAGGTCGGATTCACGGATGCCTCTGGGCAGGTTGGTCAGCCAGGGGCTGTCCTTTCAGGCCCCCCAGCCTCTGTCCAAAGAAACGACTCAAACCATCCGCCGTGCTGGCGGTGGCCACATCAACCACACCGCTTTCTGGAGGTTTCTTTGTCCGCCAGATTCAGGCCCTTCCGGGCCGCAGGGGCGGGCTGCACGGGCCATTCAGGAAGATTTTGGCAGTGTGAAGGCTTTCCGGCAGGTCTTCAAAGAAGTGGCGATGGCCCAGCAGGGCTCAGGCTGGGCCTGGCTGGTTTATCGGCCGGATGGCTGCCTAGTCTGCTCCACCACGGCCAATGAGGACAATCCGCTGATGAAAGACCACATCCCCTGGCATCAGGCAGGCAAACCGCTGCTCTCGCTGGATCTTTGGGAGCACAGCTACTGTGAGCAGTACCAGGCAGATCGGGAGCAATACATTGATGCTTGGTGGAAGGTTGTGAACTGGGAGTTCGTCAACCGCGCCTACAGCATTGTGACTGGCAAGGCCTGAGGCCGGTCCATTTTCTGGTGCGTTTTCTTGTGGCAAGGTGGGCTGGGCTGATGCTGTATGGGCACTGCCCCCTTTCCCTGCCGCATGAAAAGATTCCTCCTCAGCCTGTTGTGCCTTGCCCTTCAGCTTCACGCTGCGGCCCCGCCTGATCATCAGGCCCGTTTCCTGGCTGGCCTTTCTGTGGATGCCACCGAACTGGAGCCCTTGGCCCGCGAGGAATCCTGGCAAACGCATTCCGCCTCTTTTCATCGTGCCTGGCTGGACCTGGAAGACCGTCAGCTCTCCAAGATCCGGAACTGGATGCCAGCGACGCTGAACTACATATACGAAGATCCCAGCCCGCTGTTCTACACCTTTAGCGGCCCGGACTTTCTGTATGCCAATGCCTTTTTCCCCAATGCCAGCACCTACATTCTCTGCGGGAGAGAGCCTGTGGGAACCCTGCCGGATGTCGCGGCCCTGAGCCCGGAATCCAGGGCAAGTGCGCTGGGGAATCTACGCACGGCCCTGAATGCGATTTTGAGCTTCAGCTTCTTCATCACGGCAGACATGAAGAATGACCTGAACCAGACCCAGCTCAGTGGCACCATTCCCGTTTTATACGTCTTCCTCTCACGTGCGGGCTGCCGCATCATCAGTGCCGAATTGGTCAAACTCAGCGCCGCCGGTGACCTGACCACCGACAAGTCCAAAACCCCCGGTGTGAAGATCCGTTTCATCGGCACCACGGGGAAGGAACAGACACTGTATTACTTCACCACCGACCTTTCAAACTGGGGCATCAAAAGCAATCCTGCTTTCATGGCCTTCTGCCGGAAGCAAGGCCAAGGAAATGGCTTCGTCAAAGCGGCTTCCTATCTCATGCACATGCCTGAATTTAGCGACGTGCGGGACTTTCTTCTCACCAACACTCGACACATCATCGAAGACGACAGTGGCATTCCCCTGAAATACTTTGCCGGAGACCAATGGATGGTCAGCCTTTATGGCAACTATCCTGGCCCTATCGAGCTTTTCAAACAGCACTTTCAAACCGACCTGGATGCAGCTTTCAGAGCTGGAGCCTCAGGCGATCTTCCCTTTGGGGTTGGTTACCAATGGAAGCCTGGAATTTCATCCCTGCTGGTGAGCACAGCCTTCCGTGCTGCGCCCAAGGCCCAGCCCGTGGAGGAATGACGAAGGTGGGCAGCATGGTCCTGCGTGGCTTCTTTCTGGCGGCCTAACAAATATTGATCTATTTTTCGAGCGCTGCCTGCGCAATCGTTTGGCGGTGCTGTTTATGGATGAAAGCCGGTGCTCAAAGGGCTGCCTGCTCAGGGCTTCACGTGGCCTTGGCAAACGTCAGGCCTGATCTTATTCAAGGCCGTATCCGCATTGCATGACGGGAACTCTAAAAGGGGCGCTGGAAGTAACCTTTTAGACAACAAAAAACCCGTTCATTTCTGAACGGGTCTTTTAACAAACTCACTGGCGGAACGGACGGGACTTGAACCCGCAACCTCCAACGTGACAGGCTGGCGCTCTAACCAATTGAGCTACCGCTCCAGAAGCCTCGTGAGTGGACGGAGATACTAAATGATGACGACCCTTTGGCAAGTAGAAAATGATCTTCTTTTGAAGAATATTTCACTTTGTTTCCGGAGCCGCTTCGATCCCCACTTCGATGTCATCAAAGTAGATGGGGGTTTGCGAATACGGGGTGGCCCAGACACTGGCTTTCCCCTGCCCTTTCAGGCCCTTGTCCGTGTGCTTGATCTGGGCTTCCACAGGCTCTGCTGCATCGGCCGCCCAGGTCTTGCCGGTGATGGTCCATTCATCTCCGGTTTTGCGCACTTCCAGCTTCATCCACAGCCACGCATCGGTAGTAAAGGTGAAGGGGATGCTGGCTAGGGTTTCATCGCTCTTCACCAGTTCCAAGGTCTTCTTCGGAGCATTGACAATGAGCCTGTAACCGCTCATGCCATGAACAGCCACGCCGAAGCGCGGATTGCTGCGTCCTTTCTTGCTGGCAAAGACCTTGGCCTTGATAACGGAATCGCCTGCCGCCGAGACAGCAAACTGGGCACTGGCATCCACGAGATTGTCGGGGGAAACCATGACGGCCTTGTTGCCATCCTTGGCTGCGATTTTGATGGTGCCATCCACCACGAAAACTTCCTTGGGAGGATCACCTTCCGTCCATTCATCGGAAGTGAAAGTGAAGGTCTTCAGGTCGGCACCGCAGGCTTGGGAAAGCAACAGCAGAGATGAGGCGAGGAGGGCAGGCGTTTTCATCATGGCAGGGGATGAGCCAAACTCGTTTAGCGGAGGGGTTCTTTCAGAAGTGCCAGGGCTTCCAGTGCCGAGACATCCTCATGAACCACAGCCGAAAGGCTGCGGGCGATGGCTGCCGGATTCTGGTGCTGCCACACATTGCGACCAATGGCGATGCCTGAGGCACCTGCTTCCATGGCGTCTTCCGTCATTTTCAGCAGAGCGGCATCGTCGTTGAGGGATGCGCCACCCAGGATGATGACCGGGATCCACACTTGGTCCACCACCTTGCGGAAATCGCCCGGTTTGCAATCGATCGGATACGGAACCTTGACCACATCGGCGCCCAGTTCGGCGGCCAGACGTGCAGCAAAGGCGACGTTTTCCAGCGTGTACTTGTCGTTCTGGCCCAGGCCGTAAGGCAGGGCTTCAAGGATGACGGGAATGTCCAGGTCCATGCTGCTGCGGATGATGTCGGCACACTCCTGAAAGTTGATCCGCTCACTGATGGAGTTGGGATACAGCATGTTCATCACCGCATTGGCCCCCACGGCCTCGGCTTCTTCCACGCCATAAA is a window of Prosthecobacter algae DNA encoding:
- a CDS encoding c-type cytochrome domain-containing protein, with translation MRQFQLLFLILSPLMSAQADTKIAMRVLRDECLGCHKPGKAKGGLLLTTREKMILGGDNGASVVPGKAEESPLYQLVLAEADPHMPPKKQISKAQIAALDAWIKAGAPWDASVFDELPKAAPVTLAPLPATYQPVLALAISPDEKRLAIAAGSRVHLHDLSKPENPRIGSLSGHDEAVQSVVWTLDGKTLITGGFRQIRLWDATTQQSTGQITTAFIGNLTALALTADQRTLFAADGEAGGAGFIHRIDLVEKKVLATWKAHDDNIYALKLSPDGKALASAAADKLARLWNMADGKLISSYEGHTNHVLSVAFNKDATQLATAGADREIKVWDVKSREQDVTLGDKKTAFTALAWTPDGKALVAVTEKGGGSIYTELKKHDGAQRSDTAKQAKLASASGMLYSVAVTGDAKRVFAGSDDGKVWLWDGSGKQTGSIAP
- a CDS encoding APC family permease, encoding MNEDRSSRPGVSLITATAVVVANMIGTGVFTSLGFQVADIPSGFAIVMLWTVGGVCAFCGALAYGELAAALPRSGGEYHFLSRIFHPAVGFVAGWLSSTVGFAAPIALAAMAFGNYFQGIFPQTSAVQLSIGVSVAVTIIHLFGINVAARFQNLATWGKVTLILTFIVAGALFASGQPVSFLPAAGDGTLMTSKPFAVSLVYVMYSYAGWNAATYITGEIRDPSRNVPKAIALGTGLVTLLYVALNAVFLYAAPMGELAGKQQVGHVAADFIFGKLGGNLMSGLICLGLVSSISAMTWVGPRVTMAMGQDLVLLRPFAKKTAGGVPIVSLLFQIGIVVTLLLTSSFEPVLKYVQFSIQLCSFATVVGLMVLRWTQPDLPRPVRCWGYPVTPLLFLGISLWMLVFLLIESPLQSLAGLATILVGLLLYALSPKADKANQSKCSASEVNHCNK
- a CDS encoding superoxide dismutase, which encodes MQYSSMTRRGFLTTAAAAFGSAAIGAAPPVTTPLGVPLRQEPLAFDFEELEPFMKASTLRRHYYGHHAAYVKELETALQAEAMTVGNVVSLMPGMERMIQPQRSDSRMPLGRLVSQGLSFQAPQPLSKETTQTIRRAGGGHINHTAFWRFLCPPDSGPSGPQGRAARAIQEDFGSVKAFRQVFKEVAMAQQGSGWAWLVYRPDGCLVCSTTANEDNPLMKDHIPWHQAGKPLLSLDLWEHSYCEQYQADREQYIDAWWKVVNWEFVNRAYSIVTGKA